The sequence below is a genomic window from Sulfolobales archaeon.
TCCCAAGGCTTTCACTCTCTTATACCATGATTAATGTTTCTATGGCTAGTGATATTTATTATGTTAGAGCTGATCGTTGGCTTGGCTAAGGCTTTTCTAGTTTTCAGCTGTTATAGATTTTAAATGGATCAGAAGTACTACTATTTGCGAGATGTGGGAAGGGATGTGGGAGAGCCGGTGCTCAAGTAGGTGAGTAGTTGCTATATGTATACTGGCTCTGCTAGACCGCTTGCTATGAGGATCATTGCATGATCTAGGTGGATCATGTATATATAGCCTCTCCTGAGGCTAAGCCCTTCTCCCTCAAGATCCACCTTAGATCTTATGGGAACTCTACCATAGGGATCTATAGGGATGCTTTTAAAAAGATCAATGACTATGTCTTGTATCTTGGCAACCATCTTAAGGATCTCTGAATCAAAAGACTTGCCGGGATCCAGCCCCATAATGGCCTTAAATATTCTTAGCCTCATAAGGGATCTAACAGCATCTGTTAAAACCCTCTCCAATTCACTACATATCTCACCATCTCTCCTTCTAGCACACCAAGAATAGATCCTAGAGATCCTATCTTTCTCCTCAACAAGCTGGGAGAAGCTGATCTCCTGGATCTTTTTAGAGAGAGCCTCCTCCTCTAATATTCTCCCCAGCTCCATGGCTACCATAAATATTATGGGGGGATATTATATGAAAATATTTTCCCCAGCATCGTTGCTGTGATCCTCGCTTCTTAAGTCTGAACCTTCTATGGAGAAACAGTGGTAGAGACTTTTACCCAGTGCTGTTTGAACTATCCCGTTAATTGATCCATGGTATTTGAGGTCTCTGTAAGGAGTTATTCGCTTATCTAAGGTTAGATATATTATATAAACCTATGAAGCTCTTAATTAACTGGAGCTTGGAGATCATGGGGGTTAGGGTTGCGGTTGATGTTGGGGGTACTTTTACGGATTTTGTATATATAGATGACAGGGGTAATCTAAGATCTTTTAAAATCCTCACAACCCCGAGGAATCCTGAGGAAGCTATTGTGGCAGGTCTTAGAAACATAGGGGGTGATATAGAGGAGATTGTTCACGCAACTACAATAGCTACAAATGCTCTTAGGGGCCAGGTTGGTCTGGAGCTTCCGAAGGTGGCTCTTATAACTACTAGAGGTTTTAGGGATGTGATTGAGATTGGTAGGCAGAATAGGCCTAGGCTCTATGATCAGTTCTTTGAGAAGCCGAGGCCTCTGGTTCCAAGAGAGCTGAGGATCGAGGTTAGGGAGAGAACCTCAGCGTCTGGCGAGATTATTGAGGGTATAGATGTTGACGAGATCAGAGGTGTGTGTGAGAGGCTAATAAGATCTGGGGTGGTGTCTATAGCTATATCCTTTCTCCATTCATATGTAAATCCATCTAATGAGAAGGCCGCTAAAGAGATTGCTAGCCGCTACTTTAGATATGTTGTTGCATCGCACGAGATAGCTCCGGAGCCTAGGGAGTATGAGAGAACCTCGACAGCTGTTGTGAATGCTGTTTTAATGCCGATAGTGTCGAGGTATATAGAGTCTCTCGCATCGTCTCTATCACAATTCAGAGATCCTAAGCTATATATCATGTCAAGCTCAGGCGGGCTGGTGGATATCCGCGAGGCTATGGAGAGGCCGGTGCAGATTATAGAGAGTGGCCCGGCAGCGGGTGTTGTAGCGGCGTCAGAGCTTGCAAAGATCATGGGTTTGGATAGGGTTATAAGCCTAGATATAGGTGGAACCACAGCTAAGGCTGGGACTATAGTAAATGGTGAGATAGAGATAACCAGCGAGTATGAAGTAGGTGGGGAGGCCCACTACGGTAGGATCGTTAAGGGTTCCGGCTATCCCGTGAGATTCCCATTCATAGATCTAGCTGAGGTCTCTGCAGGGGGAGGCACGATCATATGGAGGGATGAGGCGGAAGCCCTCAGGGTTGGGCCTATAAGCTCAGGCGCGGATCCAGGGCCTATATGCTATGGTAGGGGAGGTAAGGAGCCAACTATAACGGATGCAAACCTAGTCCTCGGAAGAATAGCGGATCACCTGCTGGGGGGTGCTATAAAGCTTGATAAGAGGGGGGCTTTGGAAGGGCTTTCAAGGCTTGGAGACCCCTATGAGGTTGCTATTGAAGCTGTGAGAATCGCTGATCTAGAGGCTGCGAGGGCTATAAGGCTTGTAACAGTTGAAAGGGGCCTAGATCCAAGCGAGTTCTCCCTAGTAGCATTCGGCGGTGCAGGCCCACAACACGCTGTTGGGATTGCCGAGGAGATGGGGATTAGAAGGGTTATAATCCCACCTTTTCCAGGGGTTTTCAGCGCTCTAGGCCTCCTACTAGCTGACTGGAGGCTAGAGGCTAGAGCATCATTCCCAGCGGATCTGGAGGAAGCATATAGATCTCTCGAGGAGTCTATCTTGAGGAGAGTTAAAAGGGTGGATTATTTTGTGAGATATGCTGATGCAAGGTATAGAGGGCAGGGCTGGGAGATCACGGTTCCAGCTGGGAGGCCAGCATCTATGGATGAGATTTCAAGGGCTTTTGAGGATAGGCATGTCTCTCTCTACGGCTTCAAAATGGATCTACCGATAGAGGTTGTAACCATAAGGGTCTTCGCGGTTATTAAAAGGGTGAAGCCAGAGCTACCGCGTCCGAGGAGGCATGGTGATGCATCTCCTAGGGGCTATAGAAG
It includes:
- a CDS encoding hydantoinase/oxoprolinase family protein; its protein translation is MGVRVAVDVGGTFTDFVYIDDRGNLRSFKILTTPRNPEEAIVAGLRNIGGDIEEIVHATTIATNALRGQVGLELPKVALITTRGFRDVIEIGRQNRPRLYDQFFEKPRPLVPRELRIEVRERTSASGEIIEGIDVDEIRGVCERLIRSGVVSIAISFLHSYVNPSNEKAAKEIASRYFRYVVASHEIAPEPREYERTSTAVVNAVLMPIVSRYIESLASSLSQFRDPKLYIMSSSGGLVDIREAMERPVQIIESGPAAGVVAASELAKIMGLDRVISLDIGGTTAKAGTIVNGEIEITSEYEVGGEAHYGRIVKGSGYPVRFPFIDLAEVSAGGGTIIWRDEAEALRVGPISSGADPGPICYGRGGKEPTITDANLVLGRIADHLLGGAIKLDKRGALEGLSRLGDPYEVAIEAVRIADLEAARAIRLVTVERGLDPSEFSLVAFGGAGPQHAVGIAEEMGIRRVIIPPFPGVFSALGLLLADWRLEARASFPADLEEAYRSLEESILRRVKRVDYFVRYADARYRGQGWEITVPAGRPASMDEISRAFEDRHVSLYGFKMDLPIEVVTIRVFAVIKRVKPELPRPRRHGDASPRGYRRAYIADSWVNAPIYIRSDLPEGARLRGPALIDEYDSTTVIPEGWEARVDATGSIVIERL